The sequence GATTTTGGGGATTCTGCGGCACATCCCTCAGGCGGATAAACATGTTCGAGATGGTCAATTTAATTGGTCGGCTTTTTGTGGGCACGAATTGTGCGGCAAGACACTGGGTATTTTCGGGTTGGGAAAAATTGGCTCTTGTTTGGCTCGTATTGCGCACGGTTTCGGCATGAAGGTAATCGCTTGCTCGAAAACGCACAGGAAAAGAAAAGAAAACGAATTAGGAGTGACCTATGTTTCTATGGATAACCTCCTTCGTGAGAGCGATGTTGTCAGCGTGCATGCCGCTTTGACTTCAGAAACAGAATCAATCTTTGGAGAGCCTGAATTCCGCAAAATGAAATCCTCTGCTTTGTTTGTGAATACGGCTCGTGGGGGAATTGTAAAATATCCAGAGCTTGCAGACGCATTGATGCGTGGTGAGATAGCCGGAGCATGTATCGACGTATACTCTCATGAACCTCCTTCAGAGGAAGTGAGCTTATTTTCTCCGCTTAATGTCATCATGACACCACACATTGGTTATAACACTGAAGAGGCTGTTCGAAGATGCACGACGGTTTGTGTTGACAATGTGGAACGCTTTCTGGCTGGCCAACCATTGAATAACGTCAACGATCTGGAGAAAGGTTGCTAACACAGGAAGACTTTGATTAAAAAAGGTGTTCACCCATGTCAGTCGGCGTTTATTAATCAATCACTACCTTGCTTTTTTTAAATCCATAATACTCATCCGTCCTGTGGGCAACGAGCCCCTCACCCAATCTTCTCCATCCCCCGCATATACG comes from Candidatus Glassbacteria bacterium and encodes:
- a CDS encoding glycerate dehydrogenase; translated protein: MVRIVVVDNLHLDPENRQRLKNLGEVVIYKNDTYNQEQVIQRLQNANIGLILFSRITDRVLTMCPDLKMLSLWCSGTDHIDLTSATKHRVLICNVPGYAEVAVAEHVFAMILGILRHIPQADKHVRDGQFNWSAFCGHELCGKTLGIFGLGKIGSCLARIAHGFGMKVIACSKTHRKRKENELGVTYVSMDNLLRESDVVSVHAALTSETESIFGEPEFRKMKSSALFVNTARGGIVKYPELADALMRGEIAGACIDVYSHEPPSEEVSLFSPLNVIMTPHIGYNTEEAVRRCTTVCVDNVERFLAGQPLNNVNDLEKGC